The genome window CTTCTCTTTTTCCGTGCGGGCCCGCGCCTTGCTGATAATGGGCTGCAACGTGGTTTTGAGGGCAGTATCAAGCGTTTTTTGCGCAGCGGCCTGCGTGGTGAAAAAATCTGTCACCGGGGCCATGAGCGTGCCGAATTGCTCGTTCAGGCAGGTGATGGAGGCGCTGTTGCCAAAGCTGTTGGCCAGGGTTTGCAGGTTGGCAGTGCCAAGCCCAAGGCCGCGCCCGAGCGAGATGGCCTCACCCTGGCTCACTTCAAGGGTGCCCGCTGGATCAAGCTTGCTCACAAAGGCCGATATGGTGTTGAATGCCTGCTGCGTGTTGCCCTGCAACATCATGGCCTGAACATTGGTATCCAGAACGCCGGTTGGGTCGATCTTTTTAAGCAGCGAGGTGATGTTGGCCTTGTCCTCATCAGTGAGAACAGGGATGTCGCCGCCGCCCTTAACGCTGGCCGTTATCTGCGCAAGGGTTGCGCCGTCGGGCATTTCCGCCAGAGCCGCAAGCTTGGCAAGGCTTTCAGGCGTAGCGCCAGCCTTGATAAGCTTGCTGTGCATGTCCTGCACTTCCTGCTTGGTAAAACAGACTTCGTTCAGCGTGTAGGTGACGCCGTTGCTGGTGTTGCGCGAATAAGGGCTTTGCACCTGCGCGGCAGCTCTGGCGGTGGGCGTAAAAGGAGTGCTGGGCTTGGATTCTGACTTGCCCTCAAAAACATCGGCAGATACGTCAGCCTCTTCAACGGCCTTCAGACTGGAGTTGAGGGCGTCCATAAAGGAAGACGTCCGCTCGTCATTGGGGCGGTTGTTAGTGGCAACGTTCCAAAGCGTTTCGTTAGTGCTTACGCTTGTGGGAATAATCTGCATGGTTCACTCCTTGCGTGCTGAGCTATACAAGGAGTGTTCCAAAATTGTTAGTGCAATTAATTCAATATGTTAAGTAAATGAGAATTGCGGGAAAAGGGCAATACTTGCCGAATCGGGAGTGCGCTAGGAGGATGGGTTGGCAAAAAGCGGAGCCAGAGCGGCAAGCCTGTGCACTGCTGTGCGCCAGCCCTGCTCGTTGAAACCTTCATTTTGCAAAAACATGTGCAGATGCCCGGTGAACAGCCGTATCATGCCGGGCTGAGCACGCCAGAAATCATCGGGCAGGGGAGTGCGCTGTTTCAGATGATCGCTGCACAGGGCGCAAAGGTGGGCAAGGCGGGCGGCAAGACGCTCAGCAAGTGCGGGATGTTCCGCGTGGAGGCGTGTCAACCGTTGGCGCAGCCGGGTTTGCTGGCCTGGATCATACAGAAAAAGAAAGGCCGCCTGCCATACGTCTTCGAGCTGAGGGCGACAGGAATTGCCGCATGGCTCAGGGTAAGGTTTCAAGGTGTGCAGCCCAAGAGCGTCACGCCCGGTTCGGTAAAGCGTAAGACCATTGCCTGGGGCCTTGCAGGAGGGCTTGCCGGTGGCAAGCTCCTGATGAATCTGCAGCGCAAGCTGGGCTACAGAAGCGGGTATGAAGGCCTGCTTGCAAAAAAGACGGCTGCGTCTGCATTGCCAGCAGCCCACGCAGCTCATGGCGGCGCGCAGCACCCACTGGCCGGGTGCGGATGGGCCTGTTTCGCGGGCGTGTACTGGCCCCATAGAGAGATTGAGCACAGGTACGCCAAGGTAATCGGCAAGGTGCATGGGGCCGGTATCTGGCGTTATACACAAATCAAGCGTGCCCATGAGGGCCGCAACTTCGCGCAGGTCAAGCTTGCCGCACAGGTTTGCCTGCGCAAGGCCGGAACGGCGCGCCACTTCATCGCCCAGTTCCTGCTCGGCCTTGCCGCCCAGAAAAACCGGGGCCAGATCTGCCGCCGCAAGGCGCATGGCAAGCCGTGCCCAAAAGGCCGCATCCGGCCTTTTGGCTGTCTCGCTGGCGCCCAGCACCAGCCCAAGGCGGCCCGTTCCCGCTGGTTTGGGGCGCGAATGCCCCACAGCGGCTAGATCGGGTATTGGGGAAAGATCCAGCAGGTGTAGATCGGCCCAGTGAAAGGCATTGGCGTGGTTATTCTGCGTCAGGGCCGCGCGGTACAATTGCCAGAAGCCCTGAACGCGCAATCCATCGCTGTCGGCCACAGGCCCTAGCTTGAGGGGTGACTCAAGCCGCCCCATGAGCTGGGCCGCGACCGTACTGCTGCTCAGATTGATCGCCGCCGCGTATGTTTGGCGGGCAAGCTCCTGGCAGTGCGAAGGGGGAAAAAACACGGCATCCGGCGCCAGGGGCATGAGCTGCTGAAAAAAAGCCGGTTCTGCCACAATCCACAGGGGATTGTGGGGCCAAAGCTGGCGCAGGCGGATAAGCAGGGGAAAGGTGAGGATCAGATCACCCATGCGGTGCAGTTGCAGCACCAGAATTGGATCAGCAGCCATTATCAGCCCCGGACGGCCTGACGGGCCGCAGGTGTGCCGTAAACCTCGCGCATGCGTTCCAGCATGGTCTGCAGCCTGTGTTGCCATGTGTGGCAGGCAAGCACACGCTGCCGGGCCGCCTGCGTAATGCGGCGGCGCTCTGTTGGGCGGGCGAGGTAGTGGCGCGCCAGTTCAGGGGCTTCATCCGGCTCATGGTAGCAGACGATTTCGTGCGGCTCAAAAAGCTGTTCCATCTGCTCGCGCCAGTCGGTAAGCACAAAACTGCCTGCGGCGGGCACGTCAAATACCCGCTGGTTGACCGCGCCCTTCATCTGCTTGCTGGTGCAGTTGAAGTTGATGGCCGAGTGCCCGTAAAAGAGGGGCAGTTCCGTATAATAGCTCAGGGCGTCCAGATAGCGGGGTTGCAAGGACTCGTGGCGAAATTCCACCTTCTGCCAGCCTGCGTCGCCCACAATAAGCGGGCGCAGGGGCAACAGGCGCCGCACGCAGCCATTGCGGTACAACCGGGTGGCCTGCCAGGTGACGGCGGTTTCATAGGCCAGCTTGGCTTCGTTGTCCGGCAGGGCCTGATAGTGAGCATAGGCTTCTGGCTGGCAGTCGCGCAGAAAATCAGCAACCGAGCGGTGGTGGCTGTCCATGAACTCCTGGGCCACGGCGTAAAAGGAGAGCAGCAGCGGGCGGGGAAAATGCCCGTTTTTCAGCCTGCCGCCAACCTTGTAGACCATGGAATTGCCCACGAAGGAGATGTCTGCCTTCCATGCGGCTGGTGCGGATGCTCCCTTGGAGGGATGAAATCGATCCGGGTCTGTGCCCAGAGGCAGGTAGAACACATGCTCAAAACCCGCCGCGCGCAGGGATGAAATATTGTCAGAATCCCAGGTGAACAAGGTCGTCCAGGGGCTGACGCAACGAGAGTACAGGTGGATGATGAGGTGGGGATTATCCACAAACCATGAGGCCAGGGGCAACTGCAAACGGGCCAGCAGGTCCATAAGCACGCCCTCTACGTCCACGCCCATATGGTTGAGCGTAATGCAGCAGTCTGGCCTGAAAGCAATCACGGCTTCCAGCAGCTGCTGCACAAAATCCGCGCGGGCCACGGCTTCATCGCCGATGACAACCAGCTTGTATTCAATGCCAAGCTTGCGGCATGCGCCCTCGATTTCACCCATGAGGAAATATTTGCTGGTCAGCAGCAGTACGCGGGGGCTTGCATCGGCAAAGCGCGGCCCTGCGGCGCGGCTCCAGAAGTCAAACCTGGCGCTGGCGAGCAGATCTTTTTGCAGGGAACCATAATAATCGCGGTCAAGGCGCAGATAAAAGGGCAGGGCCAGAGGCAGCAGACGCAGGCCGCCGTGGTGCATCTGCCAGTGGGTCAGCTCTGTAAGGGCATCCTGAGGGCGCGGGCTGGTGATAAGCGTAATGCGCTCACGTTGATCAGGCGGCAGGCTTTGCAGCACTCCTGTGATGGCCTGAAGCCCGGCCTCCTTTTCCACCACGGCCACAGGCCCGTCAAGGCACTCCAACACCTGGCGCAGTGCGTGCCCAAGGCCACAGCCAAGCAGAACCGGCAGGCAATCGCGCTGTAATTCCTGCATCTGCCCGGCTACAACTGCGGTTTCACGCTCAGCTCCGCCGGGGCGCAGCATGTGAAAAACACGCTCGCCCAGCCTGACTTCAATATCGTCTGGTATCCCGGATTGTTGTGCGTTCTGGCCTTGATCTACGGAATGCTCGGAATACACCGCCAAAAAATGCGGCGTTTCAGTCTGCTTCATCATTTGGGACTCATCTGCGAGGGCTGCATGGGTTCCGCAATGATTTCGTTGTCCACCAGGCGGAACAGCGTGCACTGGTATACCTGTTCAACAACCATAAACGCGCGTCCGATGGAGATTTCCACACCGGGGTATACGGTGCCCTGGCAGAGCAGACGGCAGTTCTGCATGTAGTTTTCGTCCTGAGCCAGTCTGCTCCACAGTTCGTCGCGTCTGTTGATGAGCTGCCTGCGCTGTAGCCGCAGGGCTTGCAGCTTGCGGGACGCATCGTTGGTTTCCGGCGGCAGATGCCCGGCAATGGCATTGAGGTGGGTAATGGTTTGCGACAGCTGTGCGATAATCTTGTCGATTTTTTCAAGCTGGCGGATGCTCAAGGGGTCGTACCCCAGATAAACCTTGGTGCTCAGAGCCGCCTTGTTGCCTAGCTGGCCGCCAACATAAACGCTGCCGTAGGCATTGGTTGTGCCGCCGTAGAGCTTGTCGCGCACAACCATGTTGCTGCCAGCGTATACTGTGCTGTACAGGCAGGTTTTTTCAATAACCATGTTGCCGCGCGCGCGGGCGTCCACGCTTTCCAGAAAGGGAGTCATGAGCTTGTCGCCGGCATCGACCTTGCTGTGCTTGCCTGCGCCGCCCCGCACCCCGCCATCAATCATGAGATCACGGCGGGCTCGCACAACGCCGCCTTCAACCATGCCCATGATGCGTACGTTGTTGCCCTGAACGGAAAATCCGGCGCGTACGGAACCGTGCACGGCCATATCGCCCACAAAAAAGATGTTGCCGGTCTGAAAGCTCACGTCCTGACGCACGTTGAGCAGGGTCTTTACGGTAATTTTGCCGTTAAGGTAAAAAACATAGCCCTTGGCGGCGGCAAGCAGATAGTTGGGATAGCGCGGATCTACGCGGGTGTTGCCACCCATGGGGAAGGCTTCATTTTCAAGTATGAAGCGCTGGTCAACCTTGGGTCCGGCGGCGTCCAGCGGTACAAGCTCAGCAAGCACCTGCCCGGCGATGACATTCTGGACGTAGCCCAGACTGTATACGTCGGACTTTCCATTATCTCCACCCGGCTTGAGATTGAGATAATCGAAATCGGGATTGAAGTAATGCCTCAGATAGTATTGCACCATGCACCATCCGTCGGGCTGAAGGGCAAAACCCCGTGATATTGTTACTCAGCAGTATCGGGAATATAGCCTTTCAGTTCATCTTCGCTCTCGAATGTGGGGAAAAATCCCTCAATCTCGGCTTTGCGCAGCAATTCGGCCACATGTGGCGCGGGCATCAGCAGTACAAGCCTGCGCCCCCGCCCCCGGCCCTTTGTGCTGGCGCTTACCAGCACTCCCAGCCCGGAAGTATCCACTTTTTCAACGTGGCTCAGATCAAGCACCACCTGGCGAATATTAGGCGCCAGCAGATGCGCTTCAAGCTGTTTGCTGAACTCGGCCACATCGGGCAGCAGAAGATTGCCAGAAAAACGCAATACCGTGACGTTGGTGTGCGATTCCGCCTTCAGCTCAAACATGGCTGTATTTCCTCCGTAAGGCAACAGGTCGCTTCAACGGGAAAACAGGTTGGCAGAGTCCAGAGATATGGTTACAGGCCCCCAGTTGCACAGGCGCACATCCATGTCCGCTCCGAAGATGCCTGACGATACGCTGACGGCGCAAGTTTCGTCAACCATTTGAACGAAATCCGTAAACATGTCTTTGGCCCAGGCGGGGTCGCCTGCATCAGTAAAGGAAGGCCTGCGGCCCTTGTGGCAATCGGCGTACAGGGTGAACTGCGGCACCAATAATATCTGACCACCGATTTCATCCAATGAAAGGTGGAACTTATGGGCATACTCTCCTGTGCCGGGAAAGATGCGCAGCCCCACAAGCTTGCGGGCCATGCCCGTAAAAGCCGGGGAGGAGCGAAATTCTGGCCCATCCTCCTGCCCAAAGGCAACAAGGGCCATGATGCCAGTGTTGATGGCCGCCACAAGACGGCCATCAACACTAACAGAAGCTTCTTTAACCCTTTGCGCGACAATCCGCATCAGGCATGGCCCACTTGGTCATCCTCGCCGTTGGCGGCAGGAGCACTGGTAGCGGCTGCGGCGCGCCGGTTCTTTCTGTTGGCCATTTTTTGCTCTTCTTCTTCGCGCAGAGCACGTCGCAGAACCTTGCCCACAATGGTTTTGGGCAGTTCCTCGCGAAATTCCACAAGGCGCGGTACCTTGTAGCCAGCCAGCTTCTGGCGGCACCAGGCGATGACGTCAGCCTTGGTCAGCTCTTCTTCAGGGCGGCGCACCACAAAGGCCTTGAGTATCTCGCCGCGCATCTCGTCGGTAATGCCGACAGTGACGGCTTCAAGCACCTTGGGGTGTTCCAGCAACACTTCGTCCACTTCGCGGGGGTATACGTTGTATCCGCCCACAATGACCATGTCTTTTTTACGGTCAACAATATAAAAATAACCGTCTTCATCCATGGTGGCAAGGTCGCCCGTATACAGCCAGCCGTTGCGCAGGGCGCTGGCGCTTTCGTCAGGCCTGCGCCAGTAGCCGTGCATAACCTGCGGCCCCTGCACGATCAGCTCGCCCATTTTGCCGGGGGGCAGGGTGAGGGAGCCGCCTTCCATATCCACAATGCGGGCATCAGTGCCGGGCACGGGCATGCCGATGGAATTGGGGCGTTGCCCTTCCTGACCAAGCGGGTTGCAATGGGTGATGGGCGAAGCTTCTGTAAGGCCGTAGCCCTCCAGAATGGCGGCGCCGGTGGTTTCCTGAAATTTGCGGAATATTTCGCGCGGCAGCGGCGCGGAGCCTGAAACGCAGATTTTGATGCTGCGCAGGTCAAACTCTGTCAGATTCTTCTGTTGCAGCAGCGAAATATAGACCGAGGGCGCACCGGGAAAGACCGTGGGTTTGTACTTGGCAATAAGGCGCAGCACATCCTGCGGCACATAGCGCGGCAGGGGCAGGGTGGTGGCCGCGAGCGCGATGGGAATAATCAGGCCCGTGGTGAGGCCGTACACGTGGAAGAAGGGCAGCAGGGAAATGAAGGTGTGCTTGTCCTCCGCCTTGACGTGGATGATGTCCAGCACCTGGCGGCAGTTGGTGCCCACGTTGCTGTGCGTCAGGGTAACGCCCTTGGGCAGGCCCGTTGTGCCGCCGGTATACTGCAACATGATGGGGTCGCGCAGCGGGTCGGCAATGGGAGCGGAATAACGCTCCGCGCCCTTGCAGAAGTGTTTCCACTCATGAACGTTCTTGCCGTCGTAGGGCACGGGTTCCTTGACGCTGCGGCTCTTTTTGAGGCGGTAGAGCCAGTTGAGCGGGAAAGAAAGCGCATCCGCAGCGCCAGTAACGATGAAGTTTTTCAGGGGCAGGCGGTCGCGCAGGGCGGAAACGCGGGGCCAGAGCAGATCGAGCAGCACCATGTGTTCTGCGCCCGAATCCTGCATGTTGGCCATGATTTCCTTTTCCATATACAGGGGGTTGGTCATGACCACCACGCCCCCGGCCTTGATGATGCCCCAGAAGGCCACCACGGTCTGCGGCATGTTGGGCATCATCAGGGCAACGCGGTGCCCTGTCTTAACGCCGATGCGGCGCAGCGCCCCTGCAAAACGCTCCGCCTGCTCGCGCAACTGCTTGTAGGTGATGCGCGTATTCTGGAAAATGACGGCCAGTCGATTGGGATATTTGTCTGCGGCCTCATCCAGCAAGGCATAGAGCGGCTTGTTCCACACCTCGGAAGTGCGCGGAACGAAGGAGTCATAGTGGGCAAACCAGGGCCTGCTGAGTTCTGTGTTCATGTCCTTCCTTATGGTGTCGAATCGTTATGGCAGGGGAGGCGGAGCTAATCAGCGCCCCCGCGCGGTCACAACTGCATATGCCTTGATACCTTCGGAACGCCCGGTAAAGCCCAGATGTTCCTCTGTGGTAGCCTTGAGGTTCACGCATGATGCGGGCAACCCCATGAGCCGAGCGACGTTCTTTCTGATTTCTTCCCGGTAGGGCGCGAGTTTGGGAACCTGCGCCACTATGGTCATATCCACGTGACAGGGCGTACAGCCCGCCTCGCGCACCATGTCCAAGACCTGATGCAGCAGAATGGCGGATGAAATGCCGTCAAAACGGGGATCCTTGTCTGAAAAGTGCTGACCAATGTCGCCAAGGCAGGCACAGCCGAGCAGAGCGTCGGACAGGGCATGCAGAAGCACATCGCCGTCAGAGTGGGCCAGTACTTCGGGCGCGTTGGGAATGCTCACGCCACCAAGGCGCATGGGGCGGCCCTGACCGTAACGGTGAACATCGTAGCCCATGCCCGTGCGGATGGAAGGAAGGGGATTTTCGTCTTGCAGCAGGTCAAGATCTTCAGGACGGGTAATCTTCACGTTGGCAGCCTCGCCTTGTATGACACGCACTTCAAGGCCGAGGGCCTCCAGAAGCGACGCATCGTCGGTTACGGCAAGCCCCGCCTCAACCGCGTGGGCGTGGGCCGAGAGCAGCGCTTCAAGCTGAAAGCCCTGCGGAGTCTGCACAGCCGCAAGCCCGTCACGCGGCAGGGTGGCCGTTACGCGGCCATTTTCCACCGTCTTGATGGTGTCGGTAACTGATATGGCGGGGATAACGCCAGCAGCGCCCTCAGCAAGCGCCTCACACACGCGGCGTACAAGCGCCGGGGAAAGAAAGGGACGGGCTGCATCGTGCACAAGCACGCTGGCGGGGCGCAGGGGCAGGGCGGCCAGGCCAAGGCGTACGGAATCCTGGCGCAAAGGCCCGCCGCAGGCCGTAACCCAGGGCAGCCCAAGATCATCGTGTCTGTGCAGGTCTGCCAAGAGTTCGCTGGCTTCCGTAAGCTGGCTGGGAGGAAAAACAAAGACAATTCCGGCCACGCAGGCGCTGCGGCTCATGGCGCGGGCGGCATGCCAGAAAAGCGGCACGCCCTGCCAGGGCAAAAACTGTTTTGCCGTGCCGCCAGCGGCATCGGCCATGCGCGTACCCTGCCCGGCAGCCAGAATGAGCGCCCAGGGCTTTGCCGCAACAGATGATGTGCCGGAACTTTCTGACATTATATACCTTGTTAACAAGTGGGAGTCGGACGATAAGCCGGGTTCTGTCATGCGGTTGCCCGCACCAGACCGTCATTCCTCTAGGAGCGCAGTTACCTGCGCCCTCAAGCAACCTACCCGGAAGGCAATGGTCGGGCCGACCACCTTCCCTATTTGGTCTTGCTCCAAACGGGGTATGCCGAGCATGCCGCGTCACCGCGGCATCTGGTGGGCTCTTACCCCACCGTTTCACCCTTACCCCGCCGTGAGGCGGGGCGGTTTGCTTTCTGTGGCGCTGTCCGAGGGTCGCCCCTCCTGGGTGTTACCCAGCGTTCTGCCCTGTGGAGCCCGGACTTTCCTCCCCGGGCCTTGCGGCCCGCAGCGACGGTCTGTCCGACTCCCACTTGTTGATCTTGTTTCCGGCGCGGCTTGTGGAACAGGCCGCGCCGGAAGTGATTTTTAGTCGGTAAGGGTCACCGGCTTCTGGGCGCACTGCGGGGCTTCTTCAATAGAGAAGTGCTCGCACCAGAAAATGAGGCGCTGGCAGTTGGGGCAGCTCAGAATCTGCTGACCGCGCTGCAATTCAATGAAAGACTGCGGCGGTACGGCAATGTGGCAACCGGAGCAGATGCCTTCTTTCACGGCAACGATGACGGGATGCTCAAGACGCCTGCGGATGAATTCATAGCGCATGAACACGGGCTGGGGAATATTCTTACTGGCTGAAGTGCGCTTTCCGTTCAGGCCTTCAAGGGCGGCGTTGCCCTTTTGCAGCTTTTCTTCAAGGCCATCGCGCTTTACTTCAAGCTCGGCCTTGATGGCGGTGTAGGTCAGGTCGATTTCGGCCAGCGCGTCGTTCTGGTATTGCAGTTCCTCAAGAAGGGTCATTTTTTCTTCTTCACGGGAACGGTTGACCTTTTCCATGCTGTCCATTTCGCGCATCATGGCGTGGT of uncultured Desulfovibrio sp. contains these proteins:
- a CDS encoding glycosyltransferase; amino-acid sequence: MMKQTETPHFLAVYSEHSVDQGQNAQQSGIPDDIEVRLGERVFHMLRPGGAERETAVVAGQMQELQRDCLPVLLGCGLGHALRQVLECLDGPVAVVEKEAGLQAITGVLQSLPPDQRERITLITSPRPQDALTELTHWQMHHGGLRLLPLALPFYLRLDRDYYGSLQKDLLASARFDFWSRAAGPRFADASPRVLLLTSKYFLMGEIEGACRKLGIEYKLVVIGDEAVARADFVQQLLEAVIAFRPDCCITLNHMGVDVEGVLMDLLARLQLPLASWFVDNPHLIIHLYSRCVSPWTTLFTWDSDNISSLRAAGFEHVFYLPLGTDPDRFHPSKGASAPAAWKADISFVGNSMVYKVGGRLKNGHFPRPLLLSFYAVAQEFMDSHHRSVADFLRDCQPEAYAHYQALPDNEAKLAYETAVTWQATRLYRNGCVRRLLPLRPLIVGDAGWQKVEFRHESLQPRYLDALSYYTELPLFYGHSAINFNCTSKQMKGAVNQRVFDVPAAGSFVLTDWREQMEQLFEPHEIVCYHEPDEAPELARHYLARPTERRRITQAARQRVLACHTWQHRLQTMLERMREVYGTPAARQAVRG
- a CDS encoding zinc ribbon domain-containing protein — its product is MSNAVYFDQIKQLVELQKVDDAIHAVKQDLSSAPSELVSLEQRFAAIETQRNYILDKLSHLQDQQKRLSLEIDDDSARIKKSKNKLMAVGNQREYHAMMREMDSMEKVNRSREEEKMTLLEELQYQNDALAEIDLTYTAIKAELEVKRDGLEEKLQKGNAALEGLNGKRTSASKNIPQPVFMRYEFIRRRLEHPVIVAVKEGICSGCHIAVPPQSFIELQRGQQILSCPNCQRLIFWCEHFSIEEAPQCAQKPVTLTD
- a CDS encoding glycosyltransferase family 9 protein, yielding MAADPILVLQLHRMGDLILTFPLLIRLRQLWPHNPLWIVAEPAFFQQLMPLAPDAVFFPPSHCQELARQTYAAAINLSSSTVAAQLMGRLESPLKLGPVADSDGLRVQGFWQLYRAALTQNNHANAFHWADLHLLDLSPIPDLAAVGHSRPKPAGTGRLGLVLGASETAKRPDAAFWARLAMRLAAADLAPVFLGGKAEQELGDEVARRSGLAQANLCGKLDLREVAALMGTLDLCITPDTGPMHLADYLGVPVLNLSMGPVHARETGPSAPGQWVLRAAMSCVGCWQCRRSRLFCKQAFIPASVAQLALQIHQELATGKPSCKAPGNGLTLYRTGRDALGLHTLKPYPEPCGNSCRPQLEDVWQAAFLFLYDPGQQTRLRQRLTRLHAEHPALAERLAARLAHLCALCSDHLKQRTPLPDDFWRAQPGMIRLFTGHLHMFLQNEGFNEQGWRTAVHRLAALAPLFANPSS
- a CDS encoding STAS domain-containing protein, which codes for MFELKAESHTNVTVLRFSGNLLLPDVAEFSKQLEAHLLAPNIRQVVLDLSHVEKVDTSGLGVLVSASTKGRGRGRRLVLLMPAPHVAELLRKAEIEGFFPTFESEDELKGYIPDTAE
- the dtd gene encoding D-aminoacyl-tRNA deacylase; translated protein: MRIVAQRVKEASVSVDGRLVAAINTGIMALVAFGQEDGPEFRSSPAFTGMARKLVGLRIFPGTGEYAHKFHLSLDEIGGQILLVPQFTLYADCHKGRRPSFTDAGDPAWAKDMFTDFVQMVDETCAVSVSSGIFGADMDVRLCNWGPVTISLDSANLFSR
- a CDS encoding FapA family protein; its protein translation is MVQYYLRHYFNPDFDYLNLKPGGDNGKSDVYSLGYVQNVIAGQVLAELVPLDAAGPKVDQRFILENEAFPMGGNTRVDPRYPNYLLAAAKGYVFYLNGKITVKTLLNVRQDVSFQTGNIFFVGDMAVHGSVRAGFSVQGNNVRIMGMVEGGVVRARRDLMIDGGVRGGAGKHSKVDAGDKLMTPFLESVDARARGNMVIEKTCLYSTVYAGSNMVVRDKLYGGTTNAYGSVYVGGQLGNKAALSTKVYLGYDPLSIRQLEKIDKIIAQLSQTITHLNAIAGHLPPETNDASRKLQALRLQRRQLINRRDELWSRLAQDENYMQNCRLLCQGTVYPGVEISIGRAFMVVEQVYQCTLFRLVDNEIIAEPMQPSQMSPK
- a CDS encoding long-chain fatty acid--CoA ligase, producing the protein MNTELSRPWFAHYDSFVPRTSEVWNKPLYALLDEAADKYPNRLAVIFQNTRITYKQLREQAERFAGALRRIGVKTGHRVALMMPNMPQTVVAFWGIIKAGGVVVMTNPLYMEKEIMANMQDSGAEHMVLLDLLWPRVSALRDRLPLKNFIVTGAADALSFPLNWLYRLKKSRSVKEPVPYDGKNVHEWKHFCKGAERYSAPIADPLRDPIMLQYTGGTTGLPKGVTLTHSNVGTNCRQVLDIIHVKAEDKHTFISLLPFFHVYGLTTGLIIPIALAATTLPLPRYVPQDVLRLIAKYKPTVFPGAPSVYISLLQQKNLTEFDLRSIKICVSGSAPLPREIFRKFQETTGAAILEGYGLTEASPITHCNPLGQEGQRPNSIGMPVPGTDARIVDMEGGSLTLPPGKMGELIVQGPQVMHGYWRRPDESASALRNGWLYTGDLATMDEDGYFYIVDRKKDMVIVGGYNVYPREVDEVLLEHPKVLEAVTVGITDEMRGEILKAFVVRRPEEELTKADVIAWCRQKLAGYKVPRLVEFREELPKTIVGKVLRRALREEEEQKMANRKNRRAAAATSAPAANGEDDQVGHA
- the ispD gene encoding 2-C-methyl-D-erythritol 4-phosphate cytidylyltransferase, encoding MSESSGTSSVAAKPWALILAAGQGTRMADAAGGTAKQFLPWQGVPLFWHAARAMSRSACVAGIVFVFPPSQLTEASELLADLHRHDDLGLPWVTACGGPLRQDSVRLGLAALPLRPASVLVHDAARPFLSPALVRRVCEALAEGAAGVIPAISVTDTIKTVENGRVTATLPRDGLAAVQTPQGFQLEALLSAHAHAVEAGLAVTDDASLLEALGLEVRVIQGEAANVKITRPEDLDLLQDENPLPSIRTGMGYDVHRYGQGRPMRLGGVSIPNAPEVLAHSDGDVLLHALSDALLGCACLGDIGQHFSDKDPRFDGISSAILLHQVLDMVREAGCTPCHVDMTIVAQVPKLAPYREEIRKNVARLMGLPASCVNLKATTEEHLGFTGRSEGIKAYAVVTARGR